Proteins encoded within one genomic window of Couchioplanes caeruleus:
- a CDS encoding helix-turn-helix transcriptional regulator, producing the protein MELTSTAGRPVTERTADMWSQAVLRSIGTMREHLGDDLSLRTLAQAAWLSPFHFHRVFHRLTDSTPARFLAAWRIAEAKRLLAYSDDSVTDVCMHVGYASLGTFTSQFTRVVGVPPGRFRRLVQAYADVPFHDIVERLGAALAPPEHPEVTVSVDGGPGDGALAVIGLFDGAIPQRRPAGCAVVRTPGTAGLVIPPDTACQPLAMCFERSVTVREAVAATDLDRCYVAAAPGPILLDDATSPVTVELPLRRRRPTDPPILLALPLLMAVAGADLVDTSLAAADC; encoded by the coding sequence ATGGAGCTGACATCGACCGCGGGCCGGCCGGTCACCGAACGCACCGCGGACATGTGGAGTCAAGCCGTCCTACGGTCCATCGGCACCATGCGCGAGCATCTAGGCGACGACCTCTCGCTACGGACGCTCGCCCAGGCGGCCTGGCTCAGCCCGTTCCACTTCCACCGGGTCTTCCATCGGCTGACCGACTCCACCCCGGCCCGGTTCCTCGCGGCGTGGCGGATCGCCGAGGCCAAACGCCTGCTGGCCTACAGCGACGACAGCGTCACCGACGTCTGCATGCACGTCGGCTACGCCAGCCTGGGCACCTTCACGTCCCAGTTCACCCGCGTGGTGGGCGTCCCGCCGGGACGTTTCCGCCGGCTGGTGCAGGCCTACGCGGACGTGCCGTTCCACGACATCGTGGAGCGGCTCGGTGCGGCGCTCGCGCCGCCGGAGCACCCCGAGGTGACGGTGTCCGTCGACGGGGGCCCGGGCGATGGGGCCCTGGCCGTGATCGGACTCTTCGACGGCGCCATCCCGCAGCGCCGCCCGGCCGGCTGCGCCGTGGTCCGGACCCCCGGAACGGCCGGGCTCGTCATTCCGCCGGACACGGCGTGCCAGCCGCTCGCGATGTGCTTCGAGCGCTCGGTGACGGTTCGCGAGGCGGTGGCCGCCACCGACCTCGACCGCTGCTACGTCGCCGCCGCACCCGGCCCGATCCTCCTTGACGACGCCACCTCGCCCGTCACCGTGGAACTGCCGCTGCGCCGACGCCGCCCGACCGACCCGCCGATCCTACTGGCGCTGCCGCTGCTGATGGCGGTCGCCGGCGCGGATCTCGTGGACACCTCGCTCGCCGCCGCCGACTGCTGA
- a CDS encoding ABC1 kinase family protein, whose amino-acid sequence MAPTVPWPILVARLSMWALACAGLLVTLSRWAVGRALRRPAPGAPGRSVVPTLVRLGPTFVKSGQLLSTRSDLLSPASCAALAQLTDRMAAMPAGDVRRALAKAYPDGRPWPFAEFDYTAVASGSIAGVYRARLHDGQAVAVKVRRPGLDRQMVADFRLLGLVARMGERMPGLRGLPAQRMIDQVGPAVLNQLDLAREAVMLERLRLNLGAMVRIPATVPDAAGEGVLVMEFLDGLERFGPASFTRDQRSTIVKQILRAVFQMLFIDGLVHCDMHPGNLYLRTSGEVVLLDAGFVVELSPRVRKLFAQFFLNLALGRPDECVEIVLRSASALPAGADLYGFRRDLSQLVRENHGKRAGQFRLGPFAARLFDLQRRNRISADPEFVFPLLSLLVLEGMINDFDVQVDFQAQSIPALFEALRS is encoded by the coding sequence ATGGCGCCCACCGTCCCCTGGCCCATCCTGGTCGCCCGCCTGAGCATGTGGGCCCTGGCCTGCGCCGGCCTCCTGGTCACCCTCTCCCGGTGGGCCGTCGGCCGGGCGCTGCGCCGGCCGGCGCCGGGTGCTCCCGGACGGTCGGTCGTGCCCACGCTCGTGCGGCTCGGGCCCACCTTCGTCAAGAGCGGCCAGTTGCTGAGCACCCGGTCCGACCTGCTGTCCCCGGCGTCCTGCGCGGCGCTGGCCCAGCTCACCGACCGGATGGCGGCCATGCCCGCCGGGGACGTCCGCCGGGCCCTGGCGAAGGCGTACCCCGACGGCCGGCCGTGGCCGTTCGCCGAGTTCGACTACACGGCCGTGGCGAGCGGCAGCATCGCCGGGGTGTACCGCGCGCGCCTGCACGACGGGCAGGCGGTCGCGGTCAAGGTGCGGCGCCCCGGCCTGGATCGTCAGATGGTGGCCGACTTCCGGCTGCTCGGGCTGGTCGCCAGGATGGGCGAACGGATGCCGGGCCTGCGCGGCCTGCCCGCCCAGCGCATGATCGACCAGGTGGGTCCCGCCGTGCTCAACCAGCTCGACCTGGCGCGCGAGGCCGTCATGCTGGAACGGCTGCGGCTCAACCTCGGCGCCATGGTACGGATACCGGCCACCGTCCCCGACGCGGCCGGCGAGGGCGTGCTGGTGATGGAGTTCCTCGACGGGCTGGAACGGTTCGGCCCGGCCTCCTTCACCCGCGACCAGCGATCCACGATCGTGAAACAGATCCTGCGCGCGGTGTTCCAGATGCTGTTCATCGACGGCCTGGTGCACTGCGACATGCATCCCGGCAACCTCTACCTGCGCACGAGCGGCGAGGTGGTGCTGCTGGACGCCGGCTTCGTGGTCGAGCTGAGCCCCAGGGTGCGCAAGCTGTTCGCCCAGTTCTTCCTCAACCTGGCCCTGGGCCGGCCCGACGAGTGCGTGGAGATCGTGTTGCGCAGCGCCAGCGCGCTGCCGGCCGGCGCGGACCTGTACGGCTTCCGGCGCGACCTGAGCCAGCTCGTCCGGGAGAACCACGGCAAACGCGCCGGTCAGTTCCGGCTCGGACCGTTCGCCGCCCGGCTGTTCGACCTGCAGCGCCGGAACCGGATCTCGGCCGACCCGGAGTTCGTGTTTCCGCTGCTGTCGCTCCTCGTCCTGGAAGGCATGATCAACGACTTCGACGTCCAGGTGGACTTTCAAGCCCAGTCGATTCCCGCGCTCTTCGAGGCGCTGCGGAGCTAG
- a CDS encoding helix-turn-helix domain-containing protein, giving the protein MSTATEAASNDTRAAHLEAVTRAIGVMRRRLAHPQPLRALAGVAAFSPFYFHQMFREVTAMTPARFLAVLRMAEARRLLLHSNLPVRQVGAMVGYTSPGTFSAQFALLTGTPPSRFRTQARALGDVRAAGARWWSRSRPPAADGAPVVTLSRAPDPGSLVCVCLVPAGSLRVHRGSWTPSTGSPWIPVGVPPPCGEYAAFCLVIPAGAQVVDALVDDVPGSLRLGRAALSVCAHPPPATARTALRWPAPTDPPVTALLPLARPPGAAG; this is encoded by the coding sequence GTGTCCACGGCGACGGAGGCAGCAAGCAATGACACGCGGGCGGCCCACCTCGAAGCGGTCACCCGGGCGATCGGCGTCATGCGGAGGCGGCTCGCGCATCCGCAGCCCTTGCGAGCGCTGGCCGGCGTGGCCGCGTTCAGCCCCTTCTACTTCCACCAGATGTTCCGCGAGGTCACCGCGATGACGCCGGCCCGGTTCCTGGCGGTGCTGCGCATGGCCGAGGCCCGGCGGTTGCTGCTGCACTCGAACCTTCCCGTCCGGCAGGTGGGTGCCATGGTGGGCTACACCAGCCCGGGCACCTTCTCCGCCCAGTTCGCGCTGCTGACCGGCACGCCGCCGTCGCGTTTCCGCACCCAGGCCCGCGCGCTCGGCGATGTCCGGGCGGCCGGGGCGCGCTGGTGGTCGCGGTCGCGCCCGCCCGCGGCCGACGGCGCTCCGGTGGTGACCCTGTCCCGGGCGCCGGATCCCGGCTCGCTGGTCTGCGTCTGCCTGGTGCCGGCCGGCAGTCTGCGCGTGCACCGGGGAAGCTGGACCCCGTCCACCGGTTCGCCGTGGATTCCCGTGGGAGTGCCGCCGCCCTGCGGCGAGTACGCCGCGTTCTGCCTGGTGATCCCGGCGGGCGCGCAGGTCGTCGACGCCCTGGTGGACGACGTGCCCGGCAGCCTGCGCCTCGGCCGGGCCGCCCTGTCGGTCTGCGCGCATCCACCACCAGCGACGGCACGGACCGCGCTGCGCTGGCCGGCGCCGACGGATCCGCCGGTCACGGCCCTGCTGCCGCTGGCCAGGCCGCCCGGCGCGGCGGGGTGA
- a CDS encoding AfsR/SARP family transcriptional regulator, with the protein MSDSRAILRISALGSMQVHRGPVPVDLGPAKQRAVLASLALHVGHAVSIDCMLGMVWGPAQPVSARQLVHTYVARLRRLLEPDLPPRGRTNIISSGPGGYRLVTSRELVDVTRFELLYRQAKQFLCADEPQRAFELLGEAMRLWRDPELAELSALLNSPEILDLLRRRWSEAALDYVRAGLDLKQAVAVLPAARRLAITEPMNEVAQALYIVALEQTGRRAAAVRHFDDIRVMLKAELGVQPGSQLSDAYRAVLAGDDMAHGRPGGPGPSAEQVRPPWHGRGPGLGPLIYRERDLDAVMSLLAEQRLLTVTGPPGCGKSMLALRAAACLRDNLLGGVAVLDCAELTTPAQLDAHLSELLGAEPGTPPSRLLGDQQMLIVLDDVEHVIDACVEVVDEVVRACPNVSVVVTSREPLGVPYETVWRLRPLAVTVGDEARWGAEPPAVQLFARRAAQVSPGLRLGADDLRTVADLCARLDDLPLAVELAAECLATETLDELVRRLDDPLRELKPPRRGQPVHHRSLQAALLRSLHCLDGQERWCFLRLGALPLSFRAEQAEAVWAASPYGPVDGRWMLMRLAEKSLLFVRHDLAGPLYGKLRLVHRLAADLGVTERRPVDASAVPIL; encoded by the coding sequence ATGTCCGACTCCAGGGCGATTCTGCGTATTTCGGCGCTAGGTTCGATGCAGGTGCACCGCGGTCCGGTGCCGGTCGATCTCGGTCCGGCCAAACAACGGGCGGTGCTGGCTTCGCTGGCCCTGCACGTCGGCCACGCCGTCTCCATCGACTGCATGCTCGGCATGGTCTGGGGGCCGGCGCAGCCGGTCAGCGCCCGGCAGTTGGTGCACACCTACGTCGCCCGGCTGCGTCGCCTGCTCGAACCCGATCTGCCGCCCCGGGGCCGCACCAACATCATCAGCTCCGGTCCCGGCGGCTACCGGCTCGTCACCAGCCGCGAGCTCGTCGACGTCACGCGCTTCGAGCTGCTCTACCGGCAGGCGAAGCAGTTCCTCTGCGCCGACGAGCCGCAACGGGCCTTCGAGCTGCTCGGCGAGGCGATGCGCCTGTGGCGGGATCCGGAGCTGGCCGAGCTCTCCGCACTGCTGAACTCCCCGGAGATCCTTGATCTGCTGCGCCGGCGGTGGTCCGAGGCCGCGCTGGACTACGTACGGGCCGGTCTCGACCTCAAGCAGGCCGTGGCGGTGCTGCCGGCGGCGCGTCGGCTGGCGATCACCGAGCCGATGAACGAGGTGGCCCAGGCGCTGTACATCGTGGCGCTGGAGCAGACAGGCCGCCGCGCCGCCGCGGTCCGGCACTTCGACGACATCCGGGTGATGCTCAAGGCGGAACTCGGCGTCCAACCCGGCTCGCAACTTTCCGACGCGTACCGCGCGGTGCTCGCCGGCGACGACATGGCGCACGGCCGGCCCGGCGGCCCGGGCCCGTCGGCCGAGCAGGTCCGGCCACCCTGGCACGGCCGGGGACCCGGCCTGGGTCCGCTGATCTACCGGGAGCGGGATCTGGACGCCGTGATGTCCCTGCTGGCCGAGCAGCGGCTGCTGACGGTCACGGGACCGCCGGGGTGCGGCAAGTCGATGCTGGCCCTGCGGGCGGCGGCCTGCCTGCGGGACAACCTCCTGGGTGGCGTCGCCGTGCTGGACTGCGCGGAGCTCACCACCCCGGCGCAACTCGACGCTCACCTCAGCGAGCTCCTCGGCGCCGAGCCGGGGACCCCGCCGTCCCGGCTGCTCGGCGACCAGCAGATGCTGATCGTCCTCGACGACGTCGAGCACGTGATCGACGCCTGCGTCGAGGTGGTGGACGAGGTGGTGCGCGCCTGCCCGAACGTGTCCGTCGTGGTCACCTCGCGGGAGCCGCTGGGCGTGCCGTACGAGACCGTCTGGCGGCTGCGGCCCCTGGCCGTGACCGTCGGCGACGAGGCGCGCTGGGGTGCCGAGCCGCCGGCCGTCCAGCTCTTCGCGCGCCGGGCCGCCCAGGTGAGCCCGGGCCTCCGGCTCGGCGCGGACGATCTGCGGACGGTCGCCGACCTGTGTGCACGGCTCGACGACCTGCCGCTGGCGGTGGAGCTCGCCGCGGAGTGCCTGGCCACCGAGACGCTGGACGAGTTGGTCCGGCGGCTGGACGATCCGCTGCGGGAGCTGAAGCCGCCGCGCCGGGGACAGCCGGTGCATCACCGGTCGCTGCAGGCCGCGCTGCTGCGCAGCCTGCACTGCCTGGACGGGCAGGAGCGGTGGTGCTTCCTGCGGCTGGGTGCCCTGCCGCTGTCGTTCCGTGCCGAGCAGGCCGAGGCCGTCTGGGCGGCGTCGCCGTACGGCCCGGTGGACGGCCGGTGGATGCTGATGCGCCTGG